The sequence below is a genomic window from Microbacterium sp. cx-55.
GCGCCCTTGACTGCGCCGTGCTGCTGGACTGCACCGACCGCGTAGGCCGAACAGGAGGGGTAGTAGCGGCAGACGTCGCCGTACGTGTGGGAGATCGTGGCGCGATACCCGTGCAGAAGGGCGAGCGCGGCGTTCCGGGGAACGAGGGGGATGCTGGCGAGCCACCCGCCGGTCGGCAGATGCGCGGTCCCGACGGATGCGGCCGGCAGCGTCGACGTGCTCACGATGCGCTCCGGGCCAGGCATCTGTTCACGTGGGCGTCCAGCTCCTGGAAGCTCGCGTCGGCGGCCCCCGGAAGTGCACGCACGACAACGTCCGCGCCCCGACCGAGAGTCGGGAGCGCGGACGCGCAGATGGCCTTGAGTCGACGTCTGACCGTGTTGCGGACGACGGCGGAACCGACCTTCTTGCTCACGATGAAACCGAATCGTGCGGCTCGGTCCTCACCGGTCGCCACCACGTAGGTGACGGTGTGAGGCCCGGAACATCGCACGCCGCGACGGACGACAGCCTTGTACTCGGCGCCGTCGGTCAGTCGGTTCGGCCGCGAGAGCAACGCTCGGGTC
It includes:
- the yidD gene encoding membrane protein insertion efficiency factor YidD, producing the protein MPGPERIVSTSTLPAASVGTAHLPTGGWLASIPLVPRNAALALLHGYRATISHTYGDVCRYYPSCSAYAVGAVQQHGAVKGAAMAAARIARCHPWAEGGIDDPSPHPHFSHALTRHGFVVPVRKD
- the rnpA gene encoding ribonuclease P protein component, whose protein sequence is MRCSGPHTVTYVVATGEDRAARFGFIVSKKVGSAVVRNTVRRRLKAICASALPTLGRGADVVVRALPGAADASFQELDAHVNRCLARSAS